A portion of the Acipenser ruthenus chromosome 38, fAciRut3.2 maternal haplotype, whole genome shotgun sequence genome contains these proteins:
- the LOC117433972 gene encoding uncharacterized protein LOC117433972, whose amino-acid sequence MASVPSSSARAAVIRCRGNIFGRKQAKKTSSNSGLKYGSAPEVKAAATDTGRGWADTWKWIPFGLNTKQHNSFKIGLLCVLKWETGPRKQQQRPGQTSSFNLHVSPTRGSGLWTAGGLAAGQKAGLAGETERCPMWKLCGYFQSVLGSRTNKGKRLPSNPTQEDRWTAWSNASKINTRNVDLYSCNDDSAATHAILRISVFLLPSKCSHRAAVLCWPSGWSSFSRACFCCTDALSSAFQRTFGTVFQSHKPGELSSSKPLTSSGVGAADSDNVDISMKSAICNGHLRKELDTVAERATRAKEMIQETSGQWEGGGFSDGMARVNAEVEQTERQFEALLRRTDPAQSEEARRELEPRIEALRTQRERLQASVQD is encoded by the exons ATGGCATCTGTGCCGTCTTCGTCTGCCAGGGCTGCCGTTATCCGGTGCCGGGGTAATATATTTGGAAGAAAACAAGCTAAGAAGACCTCCTCCAACAGCGGACTAAAGTACGGGTCTGCCCCGGAGGTAAAAGCAGCTGCGACGGACACTGGACGCGGCTGGGCGGATACTTGGAAATGGATTCCGTTTGGTTTGAACACAAAGCaacacaattcatttaaaatcGGCTTGCTATGCGTGCTAAAATGGGAAACCGGTCCTCGGAAACAACAACAGCGTCCAGGTCAGACTTCTAGTTTCAACCTACACGTTTCACCAACCCGGGGGTCTGGACTTTGGACTGCGGGTGGACTCGCAGCCGGTCAGAAAGCGGGTTTAGCTGGAGAGACAGAGCGGTGCCCCATGTGGAAACTGTGTGGTTATTTTCAATCAGTTTTGGGTTCTCGAACAAACAAGGGGAAGAGGCTGCCAAGCAATCCGACACAGGAGGACAGATGGACCGCTTGGAGCAACGCCTCTAAAATCAATACTAGAAACGTGGATTTGTACTCGTGTAATGATGACAGTGCGGCAACACATGCAATCCTTCGCATCAGCGTGTTTCTATTGCCGTCAAAGTGCTCACATAGAGCCGCTGTATTGTGTTGGCCGTCGGGATGGAGTAGTTTTAGTCGAGCCTGCTTTTGTTGCACCGACGCCTTGTCTTCAGCTTTCCAAAGGACTTTTGGTACCGTTTTTCAGAGCCACAAACCCGGGGAGCTATCCAGCAGTAAGCCGCTGACCTCCAGCGGGGTCGGGGCTGCTGATAGTGATAATGTCGATATATCCATGAAGTCTGCGATTTGTAATGGTCACCTAAGAAAGGAGTTGGATACAGTTGCTGAACGGGCAACGAGAGCAAAAGAAATGATACAAGAAAcc AGCGGTCAGTGGGAGGGCGGTGGTTTCTCCGATGGAATGGCCAGGGTCAACGCTGAAGTTGAGCAGACGGAGAGGCAGTTCGAGGCTCTGCTGAGACGCACAGACCCCGCGCAGAGTGAAGAGGCCAGGCGTGAGCTGGAACCCAGGATAGAAGCTCTGAGGACACAGAGAGAACGCCTGCAGGCTTCAGTACAGGACTGA